In a genomic window of Ipomoea triloba cultivar NCNSP0323 chromosome 3, ASM357664v1:
- the LOC116013492 gene encoding probable inactive receptor kinase At2g26730 has product MAAILNSRFLLWFAMAVALMSHDHRVNSEPTQDKQALLAFLSRVPHASRVQWNASASACTWVGVQCDDNSSFVFALRLPGVGLVGNIPANTLGRLSRLRVLSLRSNRLTGPIPQDFSNLKLLRSLYLQNNLFSGGFPEGITGLTRLIRLDMSSNNFSGPIPFAVNNLGNLTRLYLQNNGFNGTIPSINPLGLTDFNVSNNRLNGSIPTTLSKFPASSFAGNLQLCGGPLPSCSPFFPSPTPSPSIQPNIPTEHKKSKKLSAAAIIGIVVGSVAAFLLLLLILFLCLRKSRRKEAEKTQKPSEVTRAAAAAAAGEAGTSSSKDDVTGGSMEGERNKLVFFDGGGYSFDLEDLLRASAEVLGKGSVGTSYKAVLEEGTTVVVKRLKDVAVSRKEFEQQLEGLGKLKNENVLPLRAFYFSKDEKLLVFDYMPAGSLSALLHGSRGSGRTPLDWDTRMKIALCAARGLAYLHAGGKVVHGNIKASNILLKQDNHEACLSDYGLNPLFSSSTPVNHRVAGYRAPEVLETRKVTFKSDVYSYGVLLLELLTGKSPNQASLGEEGIDLPRWVQSVVREEWTAEVFDVELMRYHNAEEEMVQLLQIGMACVAMVPDQRPSMPDVVRMMEEINRGGETDDGLRRQSSDDPSKGSDTQTPPQEPRASPP; this is encoded by the exons atggcGGCGATTTTGAATTCTCGGTTTCTTCTGTGGTTTGCTATGGCGGTGGCGTTAATGAGTCACGACCACCGAGTCAACTCGGAGCCGACTCAGGACAAGCAAGCCCTCCTTGCTTTCCTGTCGAGGGTCCCACACGCGAGCCGGGTCCAGTGGAACGCCTCCGCCTCGGCGTGCACGTGGGTGGGCGTGCAATGTGATGATAACAGCTCCTTTGTTTTCGCTCTCCGGCTTCCCGGCGTCGGTTTAGTAGGGAATATTCCGGCGAATACTTTGGGCCGGTTGAGCCGGCTCCGGGTTCTTAGTCTCCGGTCCAACCGGTTGACCGGTCCAATCCCGCAGGATTTCTCTAATCTTAAGCTACTACGTAGCCTCTATCTCCAGAACAACTTGTTCTCCGGCGGGTTTCCGGAGGGTATTACCGGTTTAACCCGGCTTATCCGACTTGACATGTCGTCTAACAACTTTTCCGGGCCAATCCCGTTCGCTGTTAACAATTTGGGGAATTTGACTCGCCTTTACTTGCAGAACAATGGCTTTAATGGGACAATCCCTAGCATTAATCCGTTAGGGTTAACTGATTTCAATGTTTCGAATAATCGCCTAAATGGCTCTATTCCCACTACACTATCCAAATTTCCGGCGTCTTCTTTCGCCGGAAACCTCCAGCTCTGCGGCGGCCCATTGCCGTCCTGCTCCCCGTTCTTCCCTTCTCCGACGCCTTCCCCTTCAATCCAGCCCAATATCCCGACGGAGCATAAGAAATCGAAGAAGCTCTCTGCCGCCGCCATTATCGGAATTGTCGTTGGCTCAGTCGCCGCCTTTCTCCTCTTACTTCTCATCCTCTTCCTCTGCCTGCGAAAAAGTAGGAGAAAGGAGGCGGAAAAAACGCAGAAGCCATCGGAGGTCACCAGGGCGGCGGCGGCAGCCGCCGCCGGGGAGGCCGGAACGTCGTCATCGAAGGATGACGTCACCGGAGGGTCAATGGAAGGGGAGAGGAACAAGCTGGTGTTTTTCGACGGCGGAGGCTACAGTTTCGATCTGGAGGATCTGTTGAGGGCGTCGGCGGAGGTTCTGGGGAAAGGCAGCGTCGGAACTAGCTACAAGGCGGTGCTGGAGGAGGGGACCACGGTGGTTGTGAAGAGGCTGAAAGACGTGGCGGTTAGCCGGAAAGAGTTTGAGCAGCAATTGGAAGGTTTGGGGAAGCTTAAAAACGAGAATGTGCTTCCGTTAAGAGCGTTTTACTTCTCAAAAGATGAGAAATTGTTAGTCTTTGATTACATGCCTGCCGGAAGCTTATCTGCTCTTCTTCATG GTAGTAGAGGGTCTGGGCGAACGCCCCTAGACTGGGACACGAGAATGAAAATTGCGTTGTGTGCAGCCAGAGGGCTTGCATATCTTCACGCGGGAGGAAAGGTAGTGCATGGCAACATAAAGGCGTCGAACATCCTGCTCAAGCAGGACAACCACGAAGCCTGTCTATCGGATTATGGATTAAACCCTTTGTTCTCGAGCTCAACCCCAGTCAACCACAGGGTTGCGGGGTATCGGGCACCGGAGGTGCTCGAGACCCGAAAGGTCACGTTTAAGTCGGACGTGTACAGCTACGGGGTGTTGTTGTTGGAGCTTCTAACGGGCAAATCGCCAAACCAGGCCTCATTAGGCGAAGAGGGCATTGATTTGCCCCGATGGGTCCAAAGCGTCGTTAGGGAGGAATGGACGGCTGAAGTGTTCGACGTTGAGCTAATGAGGTATCACAATGCGGAAGAAGAGATGGTGCAACTACTTCAGATTGGAATGGCATGTGTTGCCATGGTTCCCGACCAGAGACCCTCGATGCCCGACGTGGTGAGGATGATGGAGGAGATCAACCGTGGGGGCGAAACTGACGATGGATTGCGACGACAATCCTCCGATGATCCATCAAAAGGGTCCGACACGCAAACACCTCCTCAGGAACCCAGAGCTTCACCTCCATAG